Within the Polaribacter pectinis genome, the region GAATATTTTCAGGTGGATGGTTTTTGGATAGAAAAATATAAAAATATCTTTAGATGGTTAATGTTTTTCTTTTCTTTACCAGTAGTTTTTTATGCAGGGAAAGACTATTTTATTTCAGCTTATAAAGGTTTACGCTCTAAGATTTTAAATATTGATGTTCCTATTGCACTTGGAATATCTGTGTTATTTATAAGAAGTTCTGTAGAAATTATTTTCGATTTAGGAACCGGTTTTTTTGACAGTTTAACAGGTTTGGTTTTCTTTTTATTATTAGGGAAATTTTTTCAGCAGAAAACGTATAATTTTTTGTCTTTCGAACGAGATTATAAATCTTATTTTCCAATTGCAGTTACTAGAATTTCATCCAAAGGAAAAGAAGAAAATGTACAAATTTATGACATTGAAAAAGGAAACAGATTATTAATTAGAAACCAAGAATTAATTCCTGTAGATGGAATTTTAATCAATGGAAATGCAGAAATAGATTACAGTTTTGTTACTGGTGAAGCAAATGCAGTCCATAAAAAATCTGGAGATAAACTATTTGCAGGAGGAAAACAATTATCTGGAGTGATAGAAATGGAAGTTTTGTCTTCTGTCTCGCAAAGTTATTTAACTCAATTGTGGAGTAACGATGTTTTTCAGAAAGACAACAAATCTCCTTTTAAAACTATTACAGATAACATCAGTAAAAACTTTACTATTGCTGTTTTGTTAATTGCATTTCTTTCTACTGCTTATTGGTTGTTTTTTGATGCCAGTAAAGCTTTAAATGTTTTTACAGCTGTTTTAATTATTGCTTGTCCTTGTGCAATTGCTTTGGCTGCACCTTTCACTTTGGGAAATATGCTACGTATTTTTGGAAAACAGAAATTCTATTTAAAAAACGCCACTGTAATTGAGCAATTAGCAAAAATAGATACACTAATTTTCGATAAAACAGGAACCTTAACTACCAACAAAGAAAGTAAAATTAACTATGAGGGTATTGCCTTAAATCAGCAAGAAAAAAGCATTTTAAAAAGTGCTTTAAGGGCTTCAAATCATCCTTTAAGCAGAACTTTGTATACTACTTTTAATGAGGTTGAAAACCTTGCTATTACTGATTATAATGAAGTTGTAGGGAAAGGAATTGCTGCAAATTATCAAGAAAATATCATAAAATTAGGATCTGCATTTTTTGTAAATAATAATAACGAAAAAGTAACTTTAGACACTGCTGTTCACGTAAGTTTTAATGATGAGTACAAAGGGAAATTCATTTTTAAAAATGCGTATAGAAAAGGTGTGAAGGCATTGTTTTCATCTTTAGAGAAAACTTATAATTTATCAGTTGTTTCAGGAGATAATGAAGGAGAAAAAACATATTTACAAGAAAATTTACCTGAAGGAACGAATTTGTTATTCAATCAAAAACCCGAAGATAAATTAGAGGTTGTTGCGAAACTTCAAAAAGAAAATAAAAAAGTGGCCATGATTGGCGATGGTTTAAATGATGCTGGTGCTTTGGCACAAAGTGATGTTGGTATAGCTTTATCAGAAAATATAAACGTTTTTTCTCCTGCTTGTGATGGAATTTTAGATGCAGAAAAATTTAATAAAATAGGAACTTATATAAACGCATCTAAAAAGGCAATCAAAATTATAAAATATTGTTTTATTCTCTCTTTATGCTATAATGTAGTTGGATTGTATTTTGCAGTTACAGGACAATTAATGCCAGTTATTGCAGCGATTTTAATGCCATTAAGTTCTATAAGTATTGTCGTTTTTACAACGATTTCAACAAATATACTAGGTAATAAAATAAAATAAAGTTTATGAATATAGCCTCTTTTTTAGAAGATATAAAGTACAGTGAAGATAAGCCAGCATTGTCTCTTTTGTTAGATACAGATTTCTCTAAAGAAATAAGAATTGTTTTTAAGAAAGGGCAAACGATGGAAGATCACCAAGCACCATTTGCAATAATTGTACATATTGTTGAAGGAATTATCGATTTTGGAGTAGATGGAGAGGTAAGAAGATTAACTTCTGGGCATATTCTCTCTTTAAAACCACATGAGATTCATAATTTAACAGCAGTTGAAAACAGTATTGTGCGTTTGTCTTTATCGAAAACCGACAGTGTAAAACGCGTTAAAGAAGTATTATAGTTATGAAAAAATCACTAATTCAGAAATACAATATTCCAGGACCAAGATATACCAGTTATCCAACAGTTCCTTATTGGAATAAAGAAGGAATAGACAAACAAGATTGGATTGCTTCTTTTCAAAAATCGTTTATAGAGAGCAATTATTCAGAAGGAATTAGCATTTATATTCATTTGCCTTTTTGCGAGAGTTTGTGTACGTTTTGTGCCTGTCATAAACACATTACAAAACGTCATGAAGTGGAAGAAGAATATATAGAAACTGTTTTAAAAGAATGGAAATTATATGTTGCTTTAGTAGATGAAAAACCAATTATTAAAGAGTTACATTTAGGAGGAGGAACACCTACTTTTTTCTCCAAAGAAAACTTAAAATATTTAATGGATGGTATTTTTTCAATTGCTGAAAAACATCCAGATCACGAGTTTAGTTTTGAAGGTCATCCAAATAATACAACCAAAGAACAATTACAAACATTGTTCGATTGTGGGTTTACTAGAGTTAGTTTTGGAGTGCAAGATTATAATGAAAAAGTACAAAAATCGATTCATAGAATTCAGCCTTTTGAAGCTGTAGAACAAGTAACAAAATGGTCAAGAGAAATTGGCTACGATTCTGTGAGTCACGATTTAATTTTTGGCTTGCCATTTCAAACGAAGGAAGCTGTAATTCATACCATTAATAAAACGAAAGAATTACAACCAGATAGAATTTCATTTTACAGTTATGCTCATGTTCCTTGGGTAAAAGGAGTAGGTCAAAGAGGTTTTAATGAAGACGATTTACCAAAGAATGACGAAAAAAGAGAGTTATACGAAATCGGAAAAGAATTGTTCGCAGAATTAGGCTACGAAGAAATAGGAATGGATCATTTTGCGTTAAAGACAGATAGTTTGTATGAAGCAACTATCAACAAAACAATCCATAGAAATTTTATGGGGTATACAGCTAACAAAACTTTATTAATGGTCGGTTTGGGTATGTCTGCAATTTCTGATTCTTGGTACGCATTTGCGCAGAATGTAAAGACAGTTAAGGAATATCAAAAATTAGTAAATGAAGGTGAAATTCCAATTTTTAGAGGACATTTATTATCCGAAGAAGATAGAATTATGAGAAAACATATTTTAAATATGATGTGTAATTTCACTACTTCTTGGGAAGCAGACCATATGAAAATAAAGAATGTAGAAAAACATTTAAAGTTGTTAGAAGAAATGGAGAAAGATGGTTTGGTTGAGGTTTATGAGAATTCGCTTTCAATTCCAGAAAAAGCAAGACCTTATGTTCGTAACATTTGTATGGCTTTCGATCTTCATTTATTAGAAAACAAACCAAAAACACAATTATTTTCGATGACTATTTAGATTTTTTTAACAAAAAATTAGGAAATATGATAATTGTCATATTTTGAATAACAAATCAATATTATTTTTGATGTATTAATTATCAGGCAAGATATGAGCGTAATATACCTACTACTTTCACTAAGTATTTTAGTGGCAATTGTATTCTTTATCGCATTTATTTATTCAGTAAAACAAGGGCAGTATGATGATTCATATACGCCATCTGTTCGTATGCTATTTGATGATGAACTTGTAAAAGAAAAACCAAAAAAATTAACTAAAGATTAAATATTAAATTATGGAAATGCAACAATTTTATTACGATAATAAAATCGTAAAAAAATTCATCTACGCAACCCTATTATGGGGAATTGTGGGGTTCTCTGTGGGGTTATTATTGGCAACAATGTTTTTATTCCCGAATTTAACAGACGGGATTTCGTGGTTAAGTTTTGGGCGTTTAAGACCACTACATACCAATGCAGTTATTTTTGCCTTTGTAGGTAATGCAATTTATGCGGGTGTTTATTATTCGCTTCAAAGATTGCTAAAAGCTAGAATGGCAAGTAACTTTTTAAGTAATTTTAACTTTTGGGGTTGGCAAGCAATTATTGTTGCAGCCGCAATAACACTGCCATTAGGATATACATCTTCTAAAGAATATGCAGAATTAGAATGGCCAATTGATATTGCCATTGCTTTAGTTTGGGTTGCCTTTGGAGCTAATATGATTTGGACAATTCTTCAAAGAAGACAACGTCATTTGTATGTTGCAATTTGGTTCTATTTAGGAACATTTGTAACTGTTGCAGTTTTACATATATTTAATAGTTTAGCATTACCAGTTGGTTTCTTAAAATCATATTCTGTTTACGCAGGAGTTCAAGATGCACTGGTACAATGGTGGTATGGACATAATGCCGTAGCATTTTTCTTAACAACACCATTTTTAGGGTTAATGTATTATTTTGTACCAAAAGCAGCAAACAGACCTGTATATTCTTACAGACTTTCTATTGTTCATTTTTGGTCTTTAATCTTTATTTACATCTGGGCTGGACCTCACCATTTATTATACACATCTTTACCAGAATGGGCACAAAATCTAGGAGTTGCCTTTTCTGTAATGCTTTTAGCACCTTCTTGGGGAGGAATGATAAATGGATTATTAACTTTACGTGGAGCTTGGGATAAAGTTAGAACAGATCCTGTTTTAAAGTTTATGGTTGTAGCCATTACCGGTTATGGTATGGCAACTTTTGAAGGCCCATTATTATCTTTAAAAAATGTAAATGCAATTGCGCATTTTAGTGACTGGATTATTGCACACGTTCATGTTGGAGCATTGGCTTGGAACGGGTTTTTAGCTTTTGGTATGTTATATTGGATGATACCAAGATTATTTAAAACAAAATTATATTCTATAGCATTAGCAAACGTCCATTTCTGGATAGGAACATTAGGAATCATTTTATATGCATTACCAATGTATGTTGCAGGTTTTGTTCAAGCTTCTATGTGGAAACAATTTAACCCAGACGGTTCTTTAACCTATGGAAATTTCTTGGAAACAGTAAATGAAATTATTCCAATGTATTGGATGCGTGCAATTGGGGGTAGTTTATACATCCTTGGTGCATTTGTAATGTTATACAATGTAATAAGAACTGTAAGATCAGGAAGTGCAGTTACAGATGAATTAGCAGAAGCTCCGGCTTTAACAAAAGTTTCTAAATATAGAACCAAAGGAGAAGGATGGCATACTTGGTTAGAAAGAAAACCTGTTAAATTAACAGTTTATGCAACCATTGCTATTTTAATAGGGGGAGCAGTACAAATTATACCTACAATATTAGTGAAATCTAACATACCAACAATTAGTAGCGTAAAGCCTTATACACCTTTAGAGTTAGAAGGTAGAGATCTTTACATTAGAGAAGGTTGTGTGGGTTGTCACTCTCAAATGGTAAGACCATTTAGAAGTGAAGTAGAACGTTATGGAGAGTATTCTAAAGCAGGAGAATTTGTTTACGATCATCCTTTTTTATGGGGAAGTAAACGTACTGGACCAGATTTGCATAGAGTTGGTCAAAAATATAACGATAGTTGGCACTTAAATCACATGTATGATCCGCAAAGTACGTCACCTGGTTCAATTATGCCGTCATACAAATGGTTAGTTTCAAGTGAATTGGATAAGTCTTCAACTGAAGATAAGATGGAGGTTATGGTTTCTTTAGGTGTTCCATATACGGAGGAAGAAATTGCAAACGCACAACAACACATGTTAGAGCAAGGAACCAAAATTGAAGAAAACCTTTATGGAGACCCAGATTTTGCTAAAACTTATGATGCTGATAAAAAGTATGCAGAAGAAAATGGTGAAGCTTTTATAGAAATGAAGAACAGAGAAATTGTAGCACTTATAGCATACATTCAACGTTTGGGAACAGATATTAAAGTAAAAGACGAACAGAAAACCGCTAAAAATTAGAAACCATGTTTAAGTTTATAAAAGGGCATTTAGAAAGTATTACAGGAATAGAAATTTATCCAATGATATCACTACTTATATTTTTTACTTTTTTTGTAATTCTATTTTGGTGGGTTTTTACAGCAAAAAAAGAATATATAAATAAGGTAAGTAGTTTACCATTAGATCACTAAAAACAATAAAAATGAAAAGATCTTTTCAATCCACAGTATATATAATTTTTGTAATTGTTACGTTTATAGCACTTGCAAAATCGTTTATGGTGTACGAAAACCCATTTAATCTTTACGAGAACCCATTAGTTTGGCTGGCTTTAATAGGCTTTATTTTAGTTCTTGTTTTAAAGGAAGTTGTAAATACTTTAGCTGTTAAAAGAGCAACAGAGTTACAAAATGAAAAAGATGGTATTGTACCTGAAGCTTCAAATGTTTGGATTCAAAAACTATTAAAATCTTGGACAAAAGCCAAAGGAATAGAACAAGAAGAAGAAATAGTTTTAGACCACAATTACGATGGTATAAAAGAGTTAGATAATTCGTTACCACCTTGGTGGGTTTATATGTTTTATGCTACTATAATTTTTGCAGTTGTTTATTTAGTAAGATTCGAAGTTTTAGATGGAGATAATCAAATTGTTGAGTATGATAAAGCCGTAGCAGAAGCAAAGGCAGAATTAAATAAATATAGAGCAACCGCAACAGATTTAATTACATCTGATAATGTTGTATTATTAACAGATGCAAAAGATTTAGGTAGAGGTAAAGCAATATTTAATTTAAACTGTGCATCTTGTCATTTAGGTGATGGAGGTGGTTCTATTGGACCTAATTTAACAGATGAATATTGGATTTTAGGTGGTGGAATTAAGAACGTATTTAATACTATCCACAATGGAGGTAGAGATGGAAAAGGAATGATAGCTTGGGATAAAACCTTAAAATCTGCAGATATTGCAAAAGTAGCTAGTTATGTAATCTCTTTACAAGGCACAACACCAGCAGTGGCAAAAGCTCCTCAAGGAGAAAAATGGAGTGCTGAATAATATAAACATAAGTTAAATTTCAGTTTAATTGATGATGGAAACACCCAAAGACGAACAATTTAGGGATAGTATTGGTACTATAGATAAAGAAGGAAAACGTTCTTGGGTTTTTCCAAAAAAACCAAGTGGACCCTTTTATAAATACAGAAGTTATGTAAGTTATTTCTTATTAGCTTTTTTACTTTCTGCACCATTTATAAAAATTAACGGAAATCAGTTTTTACTTTTTAATGTATTAGAACGTAAGTTTAATATTTTTGGATTCCCTTTCTGGCCGCAAGACTTTCATTTGTTAGTAATTTCAATGATTGTTGGTGTCGTTTTTGTAATCTTATTTACCGTAATTTTTGGTCGAATTTTCTGTGGTTGGATTTGTCCACAAACCATTTTTTTGGAAATGGTTTTCAGAAAAATAGAATATTGGATAGATGGAGATAGGGGAAAACAAATCCGTTTAGACAAGCAACCTTGGAATGCCGAAAAAATTAGAAAAAGACTTTTAAAATGGTTTATTTTCTTTGTTATATCTTTCATTATTGCTAATGTATTTTTGGCGTATTTAATTGGCGGAGATACTTTAATTAGCTACATCACTGGCAATCCTTTAGATAATATTAATACACTTATTTCATTAACAATTTTTACGTGTGTTTTCTATTTTATATTCGCTTGGTTTAGAGAGCAGGTTTGTATTATTGCTTGCCCTTATGGACGCTTACAAGGTGTTTTATTAGACAATAAAACCATTAATGTTGCTTATGATCATAAACGTGGAGAAAGGGAAACTGGGAGAGCAAAGTTCAAGAAAAATGAAGATAGAGAAGCTCTTGGAAAAGGAGATTGTATAGATTGTAAACAATGTGTTGTTGTGTGTCCAACTGGTATAGATATTAGAAATGGTACACAATTAGAATGTGTAAATTGTACAGCTTGTATAGATGAATGCGACCATATAATGGAAAGTATTAATTTACCAAAGGGATTAATTAGGTACGCAAGCGAAGACAATATTGTAAAGAAAAAACCTTTTGAATTTTCTGCAAGAATAAAAGGATATTCTGCTGTTTTATTAATTTTAATTGGTGTTTTAGTAGGAATGTTATTTTTAAGAAATGATGTTGAAGCAAGGATTTTAAGATTGCCAGGACAATTATATGAGCACAAAGAAAACAACATAATTAGCAACGTTTATACCTATAAAGTTATTAATAAAACAACTAAAAATATAGAAGATGTTAGCTATAAATTATTGTCTCACAAAGGAACAATAAAGTTAGTATCAAATCATAATTTTCAAATTCCTAAACAAGGTTTAGCAGAAGGAACTCTATTTATAGAACTAAATGCATCAGCATTAAAAAGTGATAAAGACAAAATTGAAATTGGTGTTTTTAGTGGAGATAAATTAATTGAAACAACCATAACCAATTTTTTAGGACCTAGAAGTTATAAGTAAAGTTTAATACTATTTAACAGTTGGCAAAAATAAAAACTTTTTGACACTGCTTTTTGATAGATAAAAAAAAGATGAAATGAAATTTAACTGGGGAACTGGAATTGTAATTGCTATTATATGTTTTATGGGCTTTATCTTATACATGGTAATTACTATGAGTACAGATAAATCATATAGTTATGATTTGGTTACCGAAAAATATTATCAAAAAGAATTAAAATTTCAAGATGAAATTAATGCTGAAAAAAACGCATTAACCTTAAAAGAAAAGGTACAAATTTCTACAACTGAATTAGGATTAAAAATTGAATTTCCTTCAGAATTTATACCAAAAGATATCAAAGGAAAAGTGTTCCTATACAGACCATCTAATAAACAATTAGATTTTGAGATTCCTATTTCAATATCTAATACATATTTGCTCGTGCCTGAGAAACGTTTGTTAGGTGGTCGTTGGAACATTACCGTTCTTTGGAACTATAAAAATAAAGATTATTTATTTAAAAAAGAATTAGTTTACTAATGTTTCTAACGGCACTAATATTTGGTTTATTGGGAAGTTTCCATTGTGTGGGAATGTGCGGTCCAATTGCTTTTATGTTGCCAATTGATAGAAAAAATAAAACCAAAGGCTTTTTTCAAATTTTAAGTTATCATTTAGGAAGATTGATAACTTACAGCTTAATAGGCTTGCTTTTTGGACTTTTAGGAAAAAGTTTTTATTTCTTCGGATTTCAACAGCAACTCTCTATAATTGTTGGGGTTTCTATGATTTTAGTAATTATTTTTCCAAAGATTTTCTCTAAAATAAATTTCTCAAAAAATATAAATACCCTAATTTTTAAAGTTAAAAATGCCTTGGGAAAAGAACTGAAGAAAAAAGGAAATGATACTTTTTTTACAATTGGTTTTTTAAACGGATTTTTACCTTGCGGTCTAGTTTATATGGCAGTTTTTGGAGCATTAACAACAACCAATGCTCTATCTGGTAGTTTATACATGTTCTTATTTGGTTTGGGTACAATTCCGTTAATGACATCTGTCGTGTATTTAGGGAATTTTACAAAAGGAACATTAAGAAAAAGAATACAAAAAGCAATACCTATTGTAGTTGTTTTTATTGGTGTTTTATTTGTTTTAAGAGGTTTAGGGTTGGGAATACCTTATGTTTCTCCAAGTCCAGTTTTAGATGTGGTTTCTTCTACAAATGCTTGTCATTAAGTTTTAAAATTTAATTAATTCTTTATAAATTTATTTAATAAGTGTAAAAAGCAATAAATGTTTAAAAAAAAAGTTAAATAACAATGTTAAAACTTTAAGTTGTAAAGTATTTATTCTTTTAAAAACAATATATTTGAGAACTTAAAAATAATCTAGCTTTAATGAAGTTAATTTACGTACGTTTTTGTTTTTTATGTTTGGCTTTTTTTTCATTAAAAAATAGCGGTCAAGAAACCTTGCCAATTTATACAGATTATTTATCTGACAATGTATATTTAGTTCATCCTTCTGCTGCAGGTATTGGTAATTCTAGCAAATTACGTTTAACTGCAAGACAACAATGGGCAGGTATTGCAGATGCACCAGCTTTACAAACGTTAAGTTTTCATACAAAATTTGGTGAGTATTCTAATGCTGGATATGGATTTGTTTTATTTAACGATAAAAACGGATTTCATTCTCAAAAAGGTTTACAAGGAACATATGCATATCATTTACCATTGAGTGATGGTAGAATGTTTGAGCAATTGTCTTTTGGTTTGGCATTTACATATGTACAAAACCAATCAGATCAAACAACTTTTCAAGGAGATCCTTCAGTAGCTCAAATAGTGCAAAGTACAAGTTACTACAATGCAGATTTTAGTGTGGCTTATCACAGAGGAGGTTTATCTTCTTATTTTACAGTTAAAAATTTATTGTTAACAGCAAAAAATAATTTAAATGTTCAAGAACCACTAGATTTAAGAAATTATATTTTTTCTGCTGGTTATTATTATGGTGTTGATAATTTTGTGCAATTAGAGCCTTCGATAATGGTACAGTTTAGAGAAAGTACAGGACAAAGAATTGCCGATTTTAATATTAAAGCATACAAAACTATTTCTCAAACACAGTTTTGGGCAGCTTTATCTTATAGAAGAAGTTTCGATTCTAATACGATTGAAAATTCACAATTCATTTCGCCAATTATTGGGGTAAACTATAATAATTTTATGTTTTCTTACACCTATACAAATCAAATGAATGATGTTGTATTAACCAGTTCTGGTTTTCATCAAATTACATTAGGTCTTAATTTGTGGACAAGAGAACAGAGAGGAGCCGCTTGTCCGAATATTAATGCAGCTTTTGGAGGTTTCTAAAAATATTTTTCAGCTATTTTTACATTTACATTCTTACTAGAAACAAGAAGTTCTAACACACTTTTATCTTTATTAATGTACAACTGATGTTTTCCACTAGAAACACTTTTATTTAAAAGATTATTGGCTTCTAATATGTTTTTAGTTTGTTTAGCAACTGCTTGTCCAGAATCTATAATCTGTAACTTGTTACCAACAATTTCTTTAATTTGAGGAATTAAATATGGGTAATGTGTACAACCTAAAACCAAAGAATCTACTTTTTCTGCCATCATTGGTTGTAAATATGAGGTTAGTAGATTTGTCATTTTTTTTGAATGCAATTTTCCTCCTTCAATTAACTCAACCAAACCCTTACCAATAGTTTCTTTTACAATAATTTCTTTATTAATAGTACTAGATGTCTTTTCAAATAGTTCGCTGTTTAAAGTACCTTTAGTAGCTAAAATTCCTATAGTATTTGTTTTTGTTTGAAGTGCAGCAGGTTTAATAGCAGGCTCAATTCCAATAAAAGGAACAGTATATTTATTCCTTAAAATTTTTATTGCATTTGTAGTGGCAGTATTACAGGCAACAACAATTAGTTTGCAATTTTGTTGTAAGAGAAATTCTGTATTTTTTATTGATAAATCAATGATTTCTTGCGCGCTTTTTTCTCCATAAGGAGCGTTTTTACTATCAGAAAGGTAGATTGTGTTTTCTGATGGTAAAAGTGCAGTAATTTCTTTCCAAATAGATGTTCCTCCAACACCAGAGTCGAAAATACCAATAGGAAAGTTGTTTGATTTCATAAATGTAAAAATAAAAAAACCTACTTTAAAAAGTAGGTTTTAGATATATTATTAAGAAAGTGTTTTTTTAGAAACCTAATTTTGCTTTTACAGCATTAAAGATATCTTCACCCTTACTTACTAAAAGTCCTTTTCCTTTAGAAGCATCTAATACATACAAAATACCTTTAGCAGCAGCAACTTCGTCAATAGCTTTTTGAGCTTTTTCGATAATTGGACCTAACTTATCATTTTGTTGTTTTTGCATATCTTGATAAGCAAATTGTCTTGCTTGCTCATATTTAGCTCCTTCTTGTTGTAATTCTACAGCTCTTTGATCATTTGTTTCTTTAGTCTGACCTTCAGATTCTGCAATATACTTCTTTCTTTTAGCATCTAATTTTTTAGCGATTCCTTCAATTTCATCTTGGTAAGTTTTACCTAACTTTTCAATGTCTAATTTTAGCGCTTTTGTTTGTGGCATTTCTGCTACTAATTTTTCAAAGTCTATATGACCTACTTTTTGTGCATTTGCAACACCAGCTACTCCTAAAGTAAATACAGCAATTAATAGTAACGTTTTTAAATTTTTCATTCTTGTTTTAATTTAATTATTATTCTTGTCTTCTTTGTTATTTTTTTCTTGTTCTTTCTTTTTTCTAGCAGCTTCTTTCTTTTCTCTTAATAATCTTCTTTTTTCTTCTCTTTTTTTAGCTAACTCTTCTCTTCTTTCTTGTATTGCTTTCTTCTTGGCCTCGTTATCTGCAATTTTT harbors:
- a CDS encoding FixH family protein, translated to MKFNWGTGIVIAIICFMGFILYMVITMSTDKSYSYDLVTEKYYQKELKFQDEINAEKNALTLKEKVQISTTELGLKIEFPSEFIPKDIKGKVFLYRPSNKQLDFEIPISISNTYLLVPEKRLLGGRWNITVLWNYKNKDYLFKKELVY
- a CDS encoding sulfite exporter TauE/SafE family protein, producing MFLTALIFGLLGSFHCVGMCGPIAFMLPIDRKNKTKGFFQILSYHLGRLITYSLIGLLFGLLGKSFYFFGFQQQLSIIVGVSMILVIIFPKIFSKINFSKNINTLIFKVKNALGKELKKKGNDTFFTIGFLNGFLPCGLVYMAVFGALTTTNALSGSLYMFLFGLGTIPLMTSVVYLGNFTKGTLRKRIQKAIPIVVVFIGVLFVLRGLGLGIPYVSPSPVLDVVSSTNACH
- a CDS encoding PorP/SprF family type IX secretion system membrane protein, whose protein sequence is MKLIYVRFCFLCLAFFSLKNSGQETLPIYTDYLSDNVYLVHPSAAGIGNSSKLRLTARQQWAGIADAPALQTLSFHTKFGEYSNAGYGFVLFNDKNGFHSQKGLQGTYAYHLPLSDGRMFEQLSFGLAFTYVQNQSDQTTFQGDPSVAQIVQSTSYYNADFSVAYHRGGLSSYFTVKNLLLTAKNNLNVQEPLDLRNYIFSAGYYYGVDNFVQLEPSIMVQFRESTGQRIADFNIKAYKTISQTQFWAALSYRRSFDSNTIENSQFISPIIGVNYNNFMFSYTYTNQMNDVVLTSSGFHQITLGLNLWTREQRGAACPNINAAFGGF
- the murI gene encoding glutamate racemase, with the translated sequence MKSNNFPIGIFDSGVGGTSIWKEITALLPSENTIYLSDSKNAPYGEKSAQEIIDLSIKNTEFLLQQNCKLIVVACNTATTNAIKILRNKYTVPFIGIEPAIKPAALQTKTNTIGILATKGTLNSELFEKTSSTINKEIIVKETIGKGLVELIEGGKLHSKKMTNLLTSYLQPMMAEKVDSLVLGCTHYPYLIPQIKEIVGNKLQIIDSGQAVAKQTKNILEANNLLNKSVSSGKHQLYINKDKSVLELLVSSKNVNVKIAEKYF
- a CDS encoding OmpH family outer membrane protein, with protein sequence MKNLKTLLLIAVFTLGVAGVANAQKVGHIDFEKLVAEMPQTKALKLDIEKLGKTYQDEIEGIAKKLDAKRKKYIAESEGQTKETNDQRAVELQQEGAKYEQARQFAYQDMQKQQNDKLGPIIEKAQKAIDEVAAAKGILYVLDASKGKGLLVSKGEDIFNAVKAKLGF